The following nucleotide sequence is from uncultured Roseateles sp..
CGGCACCGCTGGCGACAATGGTTCGTGCCACGGCCTCAGCCACACCGGCCTCCTCGCCCAGCTCACGAATGGCGCAAGCCTCGAAGGCCTCGCCAGCCGGCAGGCCGCCGGCGGCGAGATTGTCCAGCCTGCCAGGGTCGGTGGCCTTGCTCAGCGCGCGGCGGCCGCACCACAGACCGCCCTCGACGCTGAAGCCATTGATGTGCACAGCCCGGCTGCGCAGGCCGAAGAAGCGGAAGGCGGCGCGCTCGAGCCGAAACAGCTCGGCACCCTGCTCCAGCAGCGGATCGGCGACCGGCGCCTCGCAGCGATAGGCCTCGTTGCGCCAGCCGCTGATCAGGCCCAGCTCACGCAGGCGCTCGGCCGCCTGATGGATCTGCAGCGAACGCTGATCCGGAGCCAGGTCTTGCGCCGCCCAGACCAGACGTCGGCCCTGCACGCTGCAAGCCGGCAGCACGGCCAGCAGCGGCGCAACGCGCTGCGGTGCCAGCACGCCTATGGCCTGATCGCCCAGGTACAGGGGCAGCCAGTCGCGCGGCGCCGGGCGGCGCGCAGTGGCCAGCAGCCCTGTCAGAAAGGCCTGTTGATCAGGGCTTGGGTGGCCAGCTGTCATGAAGCGTCACCGCGATGGCCTGGCCCCAGAGAGCGATGCTGGCCGGCGTGCCGGCATGGGTTTGCGAGGCAGCAGGGCCGCGCACATAGCCCAGGGCCACGCAGGCGCCGGCGCGCGGGCTCCAGCCCACCGACGAGATCTCGCCCACCGTCTCGCCGCCCAGCACAATCGCCTCGCCGCCCCAGGCGTAGGCCTGATCGTCGTCCAGCAACAGCGTCACCAGCTTCTTGCGCAGCGGCTGGCCGCGGGCAGCCAGCAAGGCCGCCTTGCCGATGAAGTCGGTCGGCTTGTCGAGCTTGACGGCGTACTCCAGCCCGGCCTCAAACGGGGTCTCGTCGGGCCCCAGCTCGGCGCCCCAGGCGCGGCGGCCCGCCTCGATGCGCAGCGCGTCGAGCGCGTAGTAGCCGGCGTCGCGCAGGCCCAGATCAGCGCCGGCCACCATCAGGGCCTGGTAGACATGGCGTGTCATCTCGACCGGCACATGGAGCTCGTATCCCGGCCCGCCGACATAGCTCATGCGCGCCGCGCGGACCCGGGCATGGCCCAGGTCGATCTCGGTCGTCGACGAGAACTTCAGGCCCTGCGGCGACAGGTCGGCAGGGCTGACCCGCGTCAGCAGCTCACGCGCATTCGGTCCCATCAGCGAGAGCACGCAGGTCAGCGCCGTGACGTCGGTCAGCATCGCATGCTCGTCCGTACCGATGTGGCG
It contains:
- a CDS encoding DUF4743 domain-containing protein, encoding MTAGHPSPDQQAFLTGLLATARRPAPRDWLPLYLGDQAIGVLAPQRVAPLLAVLPACSVQGRRLVWAAQDLAPDQRSLQIHQAAERLRELGLISGWRNEAYRCEAPVADPLLEQGAELFRLERAAFRFFGLRSRAVHINGFSVEGGLWCGRRALSKATDPGRLDNLAAGGLPAGEAFEACAIRELGEEAGVAEAVARTIVASGAVRCTRVEAEGLHDEVVHIYNLALPVGFQPRNQDGEVAEFLHLRPDELMLRLQGGEFTEDAAAVIAAARAEWLDGEN